A stretch of Nitrospirota bacterium DNA encodes these proteins:
- a CDS encoding DsrE family protein, translating into MATFIISGSRGTDDPTMATLPFMAAKVAKEQGHDVVLWLWNESVTLGRKGTAEHVTGVNLTPLKDVLSAVQAANIPIWVCGACAVARQIGTGDLVSGATIKGMADYIKAVAERDRNVAF; encoded by the coding sequence ATGGCGACGTTTATCATTTCAGGTAGCCGGGGTACGGATGATCCCACGATGGCAACCTTGCCCTTCATGGCAGCAAAAGTAGCGAAGGAGCAAGGGCATGACGTCGTGCTCTGGCTGTGGAACGAATCCGTGACGCTCGGACGCAAGGGCACTGCCGAGCATGTGACGGGAGTCAACCTGACGCCGTTGAAGGATGTATTGTCTGCTGTGCAGGCTGCGAATATTCCCATTTGGGTCTGCGGGGCCTGCGCTGTGGCACGGCAGATCGGCACAGGAGATCTCGTTTCTGGCGCAACGATCAAAGGCATGGCAGACTATATCAAGGCCGTGGCCGAGCGTGACCGCAACGTCGCATTTTGA